A window from Leptospira meyeri encodes these proteins:
- a CDS encoding carboxypeptidase-like regulatory domain-containing protein, with protein MKPHPRLLTFSVILGLWMVIGNCYFNPAVQMVVNPEISEETNPAAILGVASLLATPRTVQITGQIVDANGVAVVGGTLTVLSRTNQLEGLTNSILLNEGGRFYLIASTGETTIRVDQSGSELFTFTISIPFPGASMITNKSLSGPDVLNVEFYETGITPAYLDMIYSTPYDKAIFTSWPTLVIITFSENLEIPSDMQTFLNSNVITYPPISLDGSSSFVSNNVLQIYNSSSFSLGTNTYTFGPGIKSATGKSLSPKTITYICNFPCTGS; from the coding sequence ATGAAACCACATCCTAGGTTATTAACTTTTTCGGTGATTTTAGGTCTATGGATGGTCATTGGAAATTGTTATTTCAATCCGGCCGTACAGATGGTTGTAAATCCAGAAATCTCGGAAGAGACCAACCCTGCAGCTATTCTAGGGGTAGCTTCCTTACTTGCTACACCGAGAACCGTTCAAATCACGGGCCAAATCGTTGATGCCAATGGTGTTGCCGTTGTCGGTGGAACTTTGACTGTCCTCAGCCGTACTAACCAATTAGAAGGTCTTACAAATTCAATTTTATTAAATGAAGGTGGAAGGTTCTATTTGATTGCAAGTACAGGAGAAACAACGATTCGAGTAGACCAATCAGGAAGTGAGTTGTTTACTTTTACCATTTCGATTCCATTTCCTGGAGCTTCGATGATCACAAATAAATCGTTAAGTGGCCCAGATGTATTAAATGTAGAATTTTATGAAACTGGGATCACACCAGCCTATTTGGATATGATCTATTCAACCCCATACGATAAAGCAATCTTTACCTCCTGGCCAACATTGGTAATTATCACTTTCTCTGAAAATTTGGAAATACCTTCTGATATGCAAACCTTTTTAAATTCGAATGTCATAACATACCCACCGATTTCTCTAGATGGATCTAGTTCCTTTGTATCGAATAATGTTCTCCAAATCTATAACTCTTCCAGTTTTTCCTTGGGAACCAATACATACACATTTGGACCTGGTATCAAATCTGCGACAGGGAAAAGCCTTTCTCCTAAAACGATTACATATATTTGTAACTTTCCTTGTACTGGTTCTTGA
- a CDS encoding FMN-binding glutamate synthase family protein, protein MDAPLMDQILTWIETHPLSSTLIGLFVFLVLVFLRDITQKTHTIQRNFPIVGRLRYFLEMIGPELRQYWVAHDKEERPFDRTERSWIYATAKGQNNNFGFGTTEIQYEPGYPIIKHKAFPFPEAKAYIHNQDPSCIPCLKIIGPKRKFPYRPYSIVNISAMSFGSLGKNAVMALNRGARDSGAYQNTGEGGLSQYHMQGADMVWQIGTGYFGARDHSGKFSLDVLKEKVGKNPCIKMIEIKLSQGAKPGKGGILPAKKVNAEIAAIRHVEEGKDCISPNSHNEFTNVKELVQFIEKIASGTGLPVGIKSAVGEIEFWEELANEMKQSSQGPDFITIDGGEGGTGAAPLTYADHVSLPFKIGFQRVYTLFQKEGLSEQIVWIGSGKLGFPDRAVVAIAMGCDLINVAREAMLSIGCIQAQKCHTDHCPAGVATQNWWLQRGVDPEIKGKRAAKYIQGFRKELLSLAHSCGYEHPGQFTGQDIEISMGMNRYQTLEGLLGYKRDEVKFTKLQDYTVFPKRQA, encoded by the coding sequence ATGGACGCACCCCTTATGGATCAGATACTTACTTGGATTGAAACCCATCCCCTCTCCTCCACTCTGATTGGATTGTTCGTATTTCTAGTACTTGTCTTCCTCCGAGACATCACTCAAAAAACGCACACGATTCAGCGGAACTTTCCCATTGTTGGTCGTCTCCGATATTTTTTAGAAATGATCGGTCCAGAACTCAGACAGTACTGGGTGGCTCACGATAAAGAAGAAAGGCCCTTCGATCGTACAGAAAGAAGTTGGATATATGCCACAGCCAAAGGACAAAACAATAATTTCGGATTTGGAACAACAGAAATCCAATACGAACCGGGATACCCCATTATCAAACACAAAGCCTTCCCTTTTCCAGAAGCCAAGGCATATATCCACAACCAAGACCCAAGTTGTATTCCTTGTTTAAAGATCATTGGTCCTAAACGTAAATTTCCTTATAGACCATATTCGATTGTTAATATATCAGCAATGTCTTTTGGTTCTCTTGGTAAAAACGCAGTGATGGCACTGAACAGAGGAGCAAGAGATTCCGGCGCCTATCAGAACACAGGCGAAGGTGGTCTAAGCCAATACCATATGCAAGGTGCTGATATGGTTTGGCAAATTGGAACGGGATACTTTGGCGCAAGAGACCATTCTGGAAAATTTAGTTTGGATGTTTTGAAAGAAAAGGTCGGCAAAAATCCTTGTATTAAAATGATCGAAATCAAATTATCTCAAGGCGCCAAACCAGGGAAAGGTGGAATTCTACCAGCAAAAAAAGTAAACGCTGAAATTGCTGCGATTCGTCATGTGGAAGAAGGAAAAGATTGTATATCACCTAACTCACATAATGAATTTACAAATGTAAAAGAACTAGTCCAGTTTATCGAAAAAATCGCATCCGGTACGGGACTTCCTGTTGGAATCAAAAGTGCTGTCGGAGAAATTGAATTCTGGGAGGAACTTGCAAATGAAATGAAACAAAGTTCCCAAGGGCCCGACTTTATCACCATTGATGGCGGGGAAGGCGGAACAGGAGCCGCCCCCCTTACTTATGCCGATCACGTATCTCTACCTTTTAAAATTGGGTTCCAAAGAGTGTATACCCTCTTCCAAAAAGAGGGATTGTCCGAACAAATTGTTTGGATTGGATCGGGAAAACTCGGTTTCCCTGACCGAGCTGTGGTTGCGATTGCCATGGGTTGTGATCTCATCAATGTGGCAAGAGAAGCCATGTTATCCATTGGTTGCATCCAAGCACAAAAATGCCATACGGACCATTGTCCTGCCGGTGTCGCTACCCAAAACTGGTGGTTACAACGCGGAGTGGACCCAGAGATCAAAGGAAAACGTGCGGCCAAATACATCCAAGGATTTCGAAAAGAACTTCTAAGTTTGGCTCATTCTTGTGGGTACGAACACCCTGGACAATTTACAGGCCAAGACATAGAAATCAGTATGGGTATGAATCGATACCAAACCCTAGAAGGACTACTCGGTTACAAACGCGATGAAGTGAAGTTTACAAAACTTCAGGACTATACTGTATTTCCGAAACGACAAGCTTAA
- a CDS encoding adenylate/guanylate cyclase domain-containing protein: MKKLFLFLILFQLGCLSEERNVKAEAEKGYLDLSQHSFVNEPFVVLNGEWKFFWNTAPSQIIETDSDLFLSLPKHWNGYKMNYGSLGGFGHASFRIKLKLADNQQETMALTVPEQDTSYAIYANGKYLGGSGKPGPNPNEYIPQVKSTVVVLPQSSEIIIDLYIANYVHRKGGIWNDIVISTYNKAESRLTKRKINETMLSSILAFVGFFFLIMYFYNRDGKHTIGIFLFSLAVLLRTISTGERILLEFIDVPYWFLLRLEYLSWYWSAPLLFHYFYTIFPEDFSKRMGVFFYTLSSILTIGLLLPPVYFTETASIYPIAFVANGIIIFIYLYQAYIKKRMESKPLLFGMLLVLAAATNDVLHAESYIHTMYVAPASVVIFVFLQVITFGRIVRQTMTKTLEFAQEQKQLSNSFSRFVPTEFLYHLGKSDIRYVDLGDQVQKRMTILFADIRSFTEFSETLTPKENFDFLNSYLQRVGPIIRHNNGFIDKFIGDAVMALFPYDINDAVKAAVEMQDAIRIYNGHRANCGYIPIEVGIGIHTGNLTLGILGEHKRMEGTVISDAVNLASRIEGITKLFSSRIVISADTFIEASERLGYHYRLLDRVAIKGKTESVFVVEVLDGYEPEKASRLMAIKDEYTLALDAFRRDDFEEAIEGFSKLLDKNPDDSVSRLFLERCHDAKERTKMEFGS; the protein is encoded by the coding sequence ATGAAGAAACTCTTTCTTTTTCTTATTTTATTCCAACTCGGTTGTCTTTCAGAGGAAAGGAACGTAAAAGCAGAAGCAGAGAAAGGGTATTTAGACCTAAGCCAACATTCCTTTGTGAACGAACCCTTTGTTGTTTTAAATGGGGAATGGAAATTTTTTTGGAATACGGCCCCTTCACAAATAATAGAAACTGATTCCGATTTATTCCTGAGCCTTCCAAAACATTGGAACGGATACAAAATGAATTATGGTTCCCTTGGCGGATTTGGACATGCAAGTTTTAGGATCAAATTAAAACTCGCAGACAACCAACAAGAAACTATGGCCTTGACTGTCCCTGAACAGGACACTTCTTACGCTATTTATGCCAATGGAAAGTACCTAGGTGGATCTGGAAAACCTGGACCCAATCCGAACGAGTACATTCCACAAGTTAAATCGACTGTGGTTGTATTACCACAAAGTTCAGAAATCATCATCGATCTCTATATTGCAAATTATGTACATAGAAAAGGAGGGATTTGGAACGATATTGTCATTTCCACCTACAATAAAGCAGAAAGTCGTCTCACCAAACGAAAGATCAACGAAACCATGTTGTCATCAATTCTTGCATTTGTTGGTTTTTTCTTTTTAATCATGTATTTCTACAATCGTGATGGGAAACACACAATAGGTATCTTTTTGTTTTCCTTGGCAGTTTTACTAAGGACCATTTCGACTGGAGAACGAATTCTGTTAGAATTTATCGATGTTCCCTATTGGTTTTTATTGCGATTAGAATATCTTTCATGGTATTGGTCTGCGCCTCTTTTATTTCATTATTTTTATACAATTTTCCCGGAAGACTTTTCGAAACGAATGGGAGTTTTCTTTTATACCCTGTCCTCCATTTTAACCATTGGTCTTTTGTTACCGCCAGTGTATTTTACTGAAACTGCATCCATCTATCCCATAGCATTTGTTGCAAATGGAATTATTATATTTATTTATCTGTATCAAGCTTATATAAAAAAACGAATGGAATCCAAACCATTGTTATTCGGAATGCTTTTGGTTCTTGCTGCAGCTACAAATGATGTGCTACATGCCGAATCATATATCCATACGATGTATGTTGCCCCAGCAAGTGTTGTGATATTTGTCTTTTTGCAAGTCATTACGTTTGGACGGATTGTTCGACAAACCATGACAAAAACATTAGAATTTGCGCAAGAGCAGAAACAACTTAGCAATTCCTTCAGTCGTTTTGTCCCAACAGAATTTTTATATCATCTAGGCAAATCAGATATCCGGTATGTGGACTTAGGTGACCAGGTACAAAAACGAATGACCATTCTGTTTGCCGATATTAGGTCTTTTACAGAATTTTCAGAAACACTTACACCCAAAGAAAACTTTGACTTTTTAAATAGTTACCTACAAAGAGTTGGACCTATCATTCGACACAACAACGGTTTTATTGATAAATTTATTGGTGATGCAGTGATGGCACTTTTTCCGTATGACATAAATGATGCGGTAAAAGCGGCTGTCGAAATGCAAGATGCCATTCGTATTTATAACGGACATAGAGCCAATTGTGGATACATTCCCATCGAAGTAGGAATTGGAATCCACACAGGAAATCTCACCTTGGGAATATTAGGTGAACACAAAAGAATGGAAGGAACCGTTATCTCTGATGCTGTAAACCTTGCGTCACGGATTGAAGGAATTACAAAACTCTTTTCTTCTCGTATCGTGATCAGTGCTGATACATTTATCGAAGCATCGGAAAGACTTGGATACCATTACCGATTACTTGACAGAGTGGCAATCAAAGGAAAAACAGAATCCGTTTTCGTAGTAGAAGTTTTAGATGGATATGAACCAGAAAAAGCATCAAGACTCATGGCAATCAAAGATGAATACACCTTAGCCTTGGATGCTTTCCGCAGAGATGATTTTGAAGAAGCCATCGAAGGGTTTTCAAAACTATTAGATAAAAACCCCGATGATTCGGTATCGAGACTATTTTTAGAACGTTGTCACGATGCCAAAGAAAGAACAAAGATGGAATTTGGATCTTAG
- a CDS encoding LA_0442/LA_0875 N-terminal domain-containing protein has product MILNPNNIGKILERTISMRNKHLALIVLIFCIISPLAAVQTILLKQGKSIKGVITNQNVDSVEVDAQNGKHMVISKKTVLKIIYKDIAESEEEIIRREEEEKRKSEKEKAIAAKQEEIRKRREELMRQESERKTNQEGGEVITHSLRDSFVLGSVADGNMITLAPDSAKCQIFQSYPEYFWLFGALRFKEPNWDVLLPKDNRPVRIKQTSTWGDMAITLLGGFLITITRKTIVVDVCEGNGYRMVSDSEIKRIKDEAVEQIRTEQELKEAEEKYELEQLEKDLETLKKRK; this is encoded by the coding sequence ATGATTCTAAATCCTAATAATATAGGGAAAATACTAGAACGGACCATCTCTATGCGAAACAAACATTTAGCTCTCATTGTACTTATTTTTTGTATCATTTCCCCATTGGCCGCTGTACAAACCATTCTGTTAAAACAAGGAAAGTCCATCAAAGGTGTGATCACCAATCAAAATGTGGATAGTGTGGAAGTAGATGCACAAAACGGAAAACACATGGTGATTTCCAAAAAAACCGTTTTAAAAATTATCTACAAAGACATTGCTGAATCTGAAGAAGAAATCATCCGTAGAGAAGAAGAAGAAAAAAGAAAATCCGAAAAAGAAAAGGCCATCGCTGCCAAACAAGAAGAGATTCGTAAACGCAGAGAAGAATTGATGCGACAAGAATCAGAAAGAAAAACCAACCAAGAAGGTGGTGAAGTGATCACTCATAGCCTACGTGATTCCTTTGTGCTTGGTTCTGTGGCCGATGGAAATATGATCACACTTGCACCCGATTCAGCAAAATGCCAAATTTTTCAATCTTATCCAGAATACTTTTGGTTGTTTGGTGCACTTCGTTTCAAAGAACCAAATTGGGATGTATTACTTCCAAAAGACAATCGTCCCGTTCGCATCAAACAAACATCCACTTGGGGGGATATGGCAATTACACTCCTTGGCGGATTTCTGATCACGATCACACGTAAAACCATTGTCGTTGATGTGTGCGAAGGGAACGGCTATCGTATGGTTTCTGATTCGGAAATCAAACGTATCAAAGATGAAGCTGTAGAACAAATCAGGACAGAACAAGAACTCAAAGAAGCAGAAGAAAAATATGAGCTGGAACAACTAGAAAAAGATTTAGAAACTCTGAAGAAGAGAAAATAA
- the eat gene encoding ethanolamine permease has product MKEDQKMHKVLHSVHLWGIAVGLVISGDYFGWNFGWSKASFWEFGFAVILVATFYVLFALCFTELAASIPQSGGPSAYAKRALGDLFGLVTGYLVLVEFLLAPPAIASALGGYIHFLFPIIPAFGAGIVMFCLLLLINLTGIKQTARFELLVTLVAVFGLLLYLVFLTPHVSFEKLPNLPNVHSIVWSSVFLSIPFAIWFFLAVEGVALAAEEVRNPARDIPIGYTAGIFTLLCLAGFIFVFTAAVVDTKEISELDYPLSYVLQKLYGKNQIWPFVFTFIGLFGLVASLFGIILGNSRLIYAMAKEGYLPNYLSKLSKGSHVPQNAVLSGGVLGIFCMSFLDTAELITISALGACGMYLFSLISYFVLRKKEPLMPRPYKAPFYPVLPGVALILGIVACGSVSFAEPYLAIGVIFFGFLLGFGYFWKQKRN; this is encoded by the coding sequence ATGAAAGAAGATCAAAAAATGCATAAAGTTCTACATTCTGTTCATTTATGGGGCATTGCTGTAGGACTTGTCATATCTGGTGATTATTTTGGTTGGAACTTTGGATGGTCCAAAGCGAGTTTCTGGGAATTCGGTTTTGCTGTTATACTTGTGGCTACTTTTTACGTACTCTTTGCACTATGTTTTACCGAACTTGCAGCAAGCATTCCACAATCAGGTGGCCCATCTGCTTATGCAAAACGGGCATTAGGGGATTTATTTGGACTGGTCACTGGTTATTTAGTTCTTGTCGAATTTTTGTTAGCACCACCTGCCATTGCTTCGGCTCTCGGGGGATACATTCATTTTCTATTTCCCATTATACCTGCGTTTGGTGCAGGTATTGTCATGTTCTGTTTGTTGTTATTAATCAATTTAACTGGAATCAAACAAACAGCTCGATTTGAACTTCTAGTGACTCTTGTCGCAGTATTCGGACTTTTGTTGTATTTGGTATTTTTAACGCCACATGTATCATTTGAAAAACTACCCAATCTACCAAACGTTCATTCTATTGTTTGGAGTTCGGTTTTTCTTTCTATTCCATTTGCCATTTGGTTTTTTCTGGCTGTGGAAGGAGTGGCTTTGGCGGCCGAAGAGGTGCGAAATCCCGCTAGAGATATACCCATTGGATATACTGCTGGAATCTTCACTCTACTATGTTTGGCGGGGTTTATTTTCGTATTTACAGCGGCAGTTGTTGATACAAAAGAAATCTCTGAATTAGATTATCCCTTGTCTTATGTATTACAAAAGTTATATGGAAAAAATCAAATTTGGCCTTTTGTGTTTACCTTTATTGGATTGTTTGGTTTGGTAGCTTCTTTATTTGGAATCATCCTTGGAAACTCTCGATTGATTTATGCGATGGCCAAAGAAGGATATTTACCCAATTATCTTTCAAAATTGAGTAAAGGTTCCCATGTTCCACAAAATGCTGTTTTAAGTGGCGGGGTACTTGGGATTTTTTGTATGAGTTTTTTAGACACGGCAGAACTCATCACCATTTCTGCATTAGGTGCTTGTGGGATGTATCTTTTTAGCCTAATCTCCTATTTTGTGTTAAGAAAAAAAGAACCTTTGATGCCACGGCCTTACAAAGCTCCGTTTTATCCTGTATTGCCTGGGGTTGCACTCATATTGGGAATTGTGGCTTGTGGATCTGTTTCATTCGCAGAACCTTATTTGGCGATCGGAGTTATTTTTTTCGGCTTTTTGTTAGGGTTTGGGTATTTCTGGAAACAAAAAAGGAACTAA
- a CDS encoding response regulator, with protein MTPKICVIDDDTIYQFTTKKIISNAGIKEDVLLFSDAENALEFFHKESQNKDKLPDIIFLDINMPFMDGWQFLDAFGKISPTFPKPITIFLVSSSVDEADTDRAAKIPMISGYIFKPFTKEKLLDSLTHLQS; from the coding sequence ATGACTCCTAAAATTTGCGTGATTGATGATGATACGATTTATCAGTTCACAACAAAAAAGATCATTTCCAACGCCGGAATCAAAGAAGATGTTTTATTATTTTCAGATGCGGAAAACGCACTGGAGTTTTTCCATAAGGAATCGCAAAACAAGGACAAACTCCCTGACATCATTTTTCTCGATATCAATATGCCCTTTATGGATGGTTGGCAATTTTTAGATGCCTTTGGAAAGATTTCACCAACATTTCCCAAACCTATCACCATCTTTCTAGTTAGTTCCTCCGTTGATGAAGCCGACACAGATCGGGCTGCCAAAATTCCCATGATTTCTGGATATATCTTCAAACCATTTACAAAAGAAAAACTTTTAGATTCTTTGACCCACCTCCAATCTTAG